Proteins found in one Sorghum bicolor cultivar BTx623 chromosome 1, Sorghum_bicolor_NCBIv3, whole genome shotgun sequence genomic segment:
- the LOC110431557 gene encoding uncharacterized protein LOC110431557 isoform X1 gives MTPKWSACPSDSYRELSSHENGECKSTLTPVPSPTSCFGLHTANTMCSLSSQKKDGNVYKRRKMDKDSNSTIAYEEAKEMTTQSCTISDDHSSSLLPIVSSEALHLNSTAGMAGPILDCEEPADVSLEPNSGTNDRCFVSSMSPSFMILGKKNAAEYSSSNIALTESITEHVSPRDLCIAILIKDGLINESRKKMTHKEEFTDNDANPLLACNNCGCLEHSWKMLICDSCEAAFHLSCCIPCIKGLPTDEWYCAPCLCKKPKSLYGKLSEGRIKPSRNTNPRPHGMSHIEYMLKDAEPYVTGVRIGRDFQAEVPEWSGPSSSSDGYFDEPCEFGSAELTTFNLCKMSNRSHSSIGNWIQCREILNPGDSDKQVVCGKWRRAPLYVVQSDDWDCFCCLLWDPAHADCAVPQELKTSEVLKQLKFVNMLKNQPVDQNQKPA, from the exons ATGACTCCAAAATGGAGCGCATGCCCTTCAGATAGCTACAGAGAACTATCTTCACATGAAAATGGAGAGTGCAAATCAACCTTAACACCAGTCCCTTCACCTACAAGCTGTTTTGGTTTACACACTGCGAACACAATGTGCTCCCTATCCTCACAAAAGAAGGATGGCAATGTTTATAAAAGAAGGAAGATGGATAAGGATTCAAATTCTACTATAGCATATGAAGAGGCTAAAGAAATGACAACCCAAAGTTGCACAATTTCTGATGATCACTCGTCATCACTGCTACCCATTGTCTCCTCAGAGGCATTGCATTTAAATTCAACAGCAGGCATGGCAGGTCCTATCCTAGATTGTGAGGAGCCTGCTGATGTTTCATTGGAGCCAAATTCTGGTACAAATGATAGATGCTTCGTTTCAAGTATGTCTCCATCTTTCATGATTCTAGGCAAAAAGAATGCTGCTGAATATTCCTCATCGAATATCGCCCTTACAGAATCAATTACTGAGCATGTTTCACCAAGGGATCTTTGCATTGCCATACTGATAAAAGATGGACTTATAAATGaatcaagaaaaaaaatgacaCATAAAGAGGAATTCACTGACAATGATGCTAACCCGTTGTTGGCATGCAATAATTGTGGCTGCTTGGAGCATTCGTGGAAGATGCTGATATGTGATTCTTGTGAAGCAGCATTTCATTTGTCTTGCTGCATCCCTTGTATCAAGGGGCTACCTACTGATGAATGGTATTGCGCTCCATGCTTGTGTAAGAAACCCAAGAGTCTCTATGGGAAACTCTCAGAGGGCAGGATCAAGCCTTCCAGGAATACTAACCCAAGGCCTCATGGAATGAGTCACATAGAGTACATGCTGAAGGATGCTGAACCATATGTTACGGGGGTTCGAATTGGTAGAGATTTTCAGGCAGAGGTTCCAGAGTGGTCTGGTCCATCATCCAG CAGTGATGGCTATTTTGACGAGCCCTGTGAATTTGGTTCTGCAGAACTAACTACATTTAAT TTGTGCAAAATGAGTAATCGAAGTCATTCTTCCATTGGTAATTGGATCCAATGCCGTGAGATCTTGAATCCAGGAGACTCGGACAAGCAAGTTGTCTGTGGAAAATGGAGAAG GGCACCCCTATATGTTGTACAGTCAGATGATTGGGATTGTTTTTGTTGTCTTCTTTGGGATCCAGCCCATGCTGATTGTGCTGTTCCACAG GAGTTGAAGACTAGTGAAGTTCTAAAGCAGCTGAAGTTTGTAAACATG CTAAAGAATCAGCCGGTGGACCAAAACCAGAAGCCTGCTTAA
- the LOC110431557 gene encoding uncharacterized protein LOC110431557 isoform X2 has translation MTPKWSACPSDSYRELSSHENGECKSTLTPVPSPTSCFGLHTANTMCSLSSQKKDGNVYKRRKMDKDSNSTIAYEEAKEMTTQSCTISDDHSSSLLPIVSSEALHLNSTAGMAGPILDCEEPADVSLEPNSGTNDRCFVSSMSPSFMILGKKNAAEYSSSNIALTESITEHVSPRDLCIAILIKDGLINESRKKMTHKEEFTDNDANPLLACNNCGCLEHSWKMLICDSCEAAFHLSCCIPCIKGLPTDEWYCAPCLCKKPKSLYGKLSEGRIKPSRNTNPRPHGMSHIEYMLKDAEPYVTGVRIGRDFQAEVPEWSGPSSSDGYFDEPCEFGSAELTTFNLCKMSNRSHSSIGNWIQCREILNPGDSDKQVVCGKWRRAPLYVVQSDDWDCFCCLLWDPAHADCAVPQELKTSEVLKQLKFVNMLKNQPVDQNQKPA, from the exons ATGACTCCAAAATGGAGCGCATGCCCTTCAGATAGCTACAGAGAACTATCTTCACATGAAAATGGAGAGTGCAAATCAACCTTAACACCAGTCCCTTCACCTACAAGCTGTTTTGGTTTACACACTGCGAACACAATGTGCTCCCTATCCTCACAAAAGAAGGATGGCAATGTTTATAAAAGAAGGAAGATGGATAAGGATTCAAATTCTACTATAGCATATGAAGAGGCTAAAGAAATGACAACCCAAAGTTGCACAATTTCTGATGATCACTCGTCATCACTGCTACCCATTGTCTCCTCAGAGGCATTGCATTTAAATTCAACAGCAGGCATGGCAGGTCCTATCCTAGATTGTGAGGAGCCTGCTGATGTTTCATTGGAGCCAAATTCTGGTACAAATGATAGATGCTTCGTTTCAAGTATGTCTCCATCTTTCATGATTCTAGGCAAAAAGAATGCTGCTGAATATTCCTCATCGAATATCGCCCTTACAGAATCAATTACTGAGCATGTTTCACCAAGGGATCTTTGCATTGCCATACTGATAAAAGATGGACTTATAAATGaatcaagaaaaaaaatgacaCATAAAGAGGAATTCACTGACAATGATGCTAACCCGTTGTTGGCATGCAATAATTGTGGCTGCTTGGAGCATTCGTGGAAGATGCTGATATGTGATTCTTGTGAAGCAGCATTTCATTTGTCTTGCTGCATCCCTTGTATCAAGGGGCTACCTACTGATGAATGGTATTGCGCTCCATGCTTGTGTAAGAAACCCAAGAGTCTCTATGGGAAACTCTCAGAGGGCAGGATCAAGCCTTCCAGGAATACTAACCCAAGGCCTCATGGAATGAGTCACATAGAGTACATGCTGAAGGATGCTGAACCATATGTTACGGGGGTTCGAATTGGTAGAGATTTTCAGGCAGAGGTTCCAGAGTGGTCTGGTCCATCATCCAG TGATGGCTATTTTGACGAGCCCTGTGAATTTGGTTCTGCAGAACTAACTACATTTAAT TTGTGCAAAATGAGTAATCGAAGTCATTCTTCCATTGGTAATTGGATCCAATGCCGTGAGATCTTGAATCCAGGAGACTCGGACAAGCAAGTTGTCTGTGGAAAATGGAGAAG GGCACCCCTATATGTTGTACAGTCAGATGATTGGGATTGTTTTTGTTGTCTTCTTTGGGATCCAGCCCATGCTGATTGTGCTGTTCCACAG GAGTTGAAGACTAGTGAAGTTCTAAAGCAGCTGAAGTTTGTAAACATG CTAAAGAATCAGCCGGTGGACCAAAACCAGAAGCCTGCTTAA
- the LOC110432805 gene encoding atherin-like → MDGSEDGHGSSIELRSNRHEMSQGRRPGPAAGTADQPAAGSSIGKLSAKYSVCVATAPIGPPDAPTLHAAARAQPPLHPAPQPPPTKSAARRRPTPPPPPPLARPSPAPCATAASPHPARTQDAAGRRTSQEPRTPHRRRRPQHIASQEPGTPAAARTQDAAGRSSPGRRRPHGRRRSPGRCPHGRRTDAARFIFGFFLGAIPWYIGALLLWCSRVDYREKPGYVACTVAAQDKMSGGRRPRRKVVASTFMRHDDTDDTDDTDLQPQGVRISRGVRTRPWVVRQPSSAPRVLVPVPVGARAGHLGAVGALHTLGGTHPGRRGQMGARDTTEATATTGQSHSTRGKALATSSSDIHVALWFMLDFMLDLSYLCGFMISMDFDMFHVIYMWSVI, encoded by the exons atggatggatcagAGGATGGCCATGGATCATCGATCGAGCTGAGGTCAAACAGACACGAGATGAGCCAAGGCAGGCGGCCGGGGCCGGCAGCTG GAACAGCAGACCAGCCGGCCGCCGGCTCATCGATCGGAAAGCT GTCTGCAAAATACAGTGTGTGCGTGGCCACCGCACCGATTGGTCCTCCAG ACGCGCCCACCCTGCACGCCGCCGCCCGCGCGCAGCCGCCGCTGCACCCCGCGCCCCAACCGCCGCCGACCAAATCTGCCGCGCGCCGCCGGCCCACACCGCCCCCACCCCCGCCCCTAGCCCGCCCTTCCCCGGCTCCGTGCGCCACCGCCGCCTCGCCGCATCCCGCACGTACGCAGGACGCCGCCGGCCGAAGGACGTCGCAGGAGCCCAGGACGCcgcatcgacgccgccggccgcAGCACATCGCGTCGCAGGAGCCCGGGACGCCGGCGGCCGCACGGACGCAGGACGCCGCCGGCCGCAGCAGCCCAGGACGCCGGCGGCCGCACGGACGCCGCAGGAGCCCCGGCCGCTGCCCGCACGGACGCCGCACGGACGCTGCGAG GTTCATATTCGGTTTCTTTCTTGGTGCCATTCCCTGGTACATTGGAGCCCTTCTGTTATGGTGTTCCAGAGTTGATTACAGGGAGAAACCAGGCTATGTCGCATGCACAGTAGCG GCACAGGACAAAATGTCGGGCGGAAGGCGACCACGGCGAAAGGTGGTCGCCTCGACCTTCATGAGGCACGACGACACCGATGACACCGACGACACGGACCTTCAGCCTCAGGGAGTCCg CATCAGTCGTGGGGTTCGAACCCGACCCTGGGTTGTCCGGCAGCCCTCCTCCGCGCCCCGGGTACTCGTACCCGTACCAGTCGGCGCCAGGGCAGGCCATTTGGGCGCCGTGGGAGCTCTCCACACCTTGGGGGGCACTCACCCTGGTCGGCGTGGCCAGATGGGGGCTCGGGACACGACGGAGGCCACGGCGACGACGGGTCAGAGTCACAGCACTAGGGGTAAGGCGCTAGCGACTTCGAGCAGTGATATTCATGTGGCCTTGTGGTTTATGTTGGACTTTATGTTAGATTTGTCATATCTATGTGGATTTATGATATCTATGGACTTCGATATGTTTCATGTGATATATATGTGGAGTGTGATATAG
- the LOC8061449 gene encoding NAC domain-containing protein 37, whose product MDSMESCVPPGFRFHPTDEELVGYYLRKKVASQKIDLDVIRDIDLYRIEPWDLQEHCGIGYEEQNEWYFFSYKDRKYPTGTRTNRATMAGFWKATGRDKAVHDKSRLIGMRKTLVFYKGRAPNGQKTDWIMHEYRLETDENAPPQEEGWVVCRAFKKRTAYPARSMAMAWDPSYAYREVSAMGAAVAAEAAAFVDPNAAYAQIRRQSNKSARFKQEAELDGAAAALLQYSSSHLVELPQLESPSAPLAPANQSQASAADEVVVDGADSGRRPGKKARADKMATDWRALDKFVASQLSPAAECGGSLEAAAAAASTAAAGNVGSQLDHVEDDDDMAALLFLNSDGREEAERWTGLLGPAGGDGDFGLCVFEK is encoded by the exons ATGGACTCCATGGAATCATGCGTGCCCCCGGGCTTCAGGTTCCACCCCACCGACGAGGAGCTCGTCGGCTACTACCTCAGGAAGAAGGTGGCCTCTCAGAAGATCGACCTCGACGTCATACGCGACATCGATCTCTACCGCATCGAGCCATGGGATCTTCAAG AACATTGCGGGATCGGGTACGAGGAGCAGAACGAGTGGTACTTCTTCAGCTACAAGGACCGCAAGTACCCGACAGGGACACGGACCAACAGGGCCACCATGGCCGGGTTCTGGAAGGCGACGGGCAGGGACAAGGCGGTGCACGACAaaagccgcctcatcggcatgaGGAAGACGCTCGTCTTCTACAAGGGAagggcgcccaacgggcagaagaCCGACTGGATCATGCACGAGTACCGGCTGGAGACTGACGAGAACGCGCCACCACAG GAAGAAGGCTGGGTGGTGTGCCGGGCGTTCAAGAAGAGAACAGCGTACCCAGCAAGGAGCATGGCGATGGCATGGGACCCCAGCTACGCCTATCGCGAGGTCAGCGCCATGGGCGCGGCGGTGgcagcggaggcggcggcgttcGTGGACCCCAATGCGGCGTACGCTCAGATCAGGCGCCAGTCCAACAAGAGCGCGCGCTTCAAGCAGGAGGCCGAGCTGGACGGCGCTGCTGCCGCGTTGCTGCAGTACTCCTCCAGCCACCTAGTCGAGCTGCCGCAGCTCGAGAGCCCGTCGGCGCCGCTCGCGCCGGCCAACCAGAGCCAGGCGTCAGCCGCTGATGAGGTGGTGGTGGACGGCGCCGACAGCGGTAGGCGGCCGGGCAAGAAGGCGCGGGCTGATAAGATGGCCACGGACTGGAGGGCGCTCGACAAGTTCGTCGCGTCACAGCTCAGCCCCGCCGCGGAGTGCGGCGGCAGCTTGGAGGCGGCCGCAGCAGCAGCGTCGACGGCCGCCGCCGGCAACGTGGGCTCACAGCTGGACCACGTTGAGGATGATGACGACATGGCGGCATTGCTGTTCCTCAACAGCGACGGGAGGGAGGAAGCGGAGAGGTGGACGGGGCTGCTCGGCCCCGCCGGCGGGGACGGCGACTTTGGACTGTGTGTGTTCGAGAAATGA
- the LOC8085706 gene encoding uncharacterized protein LOC8085706 — MANGGGYVWALAAGFNAALAAISAKFFATLLLKYGMVIAFNVTMWGCYVNSLKALSSLQATVTNFAANFISSGLAGYFLFEEPLPSKWFAGASLIILGVFVLSKSSIEEKPNTD; from the exons ATGGCGAACGGCGGCGGCTACGTGTGGGCCCTCGCGGCGGGCTTCAACGCCGCGCTCGCCGCCATCTCCGCCAAGTTCTTCGCCACTCTG TTGCTGAAATATGGCATGGTGATAGCTTTCAATGTGACAATGTGGGGGTGTTATGTCAACAGCCTCAAAGCTTTGTCATCCCTCCAGGCAACAGTGACAAACTTCGCCGCCAACTTCATCTCGTCTGGGCTTGCAGGGTATTTCCTGTTTGAAGAGCCCCTGCCTTCTAAG TGGTTTGCAGGTGCCAGTCTTATCATTCTTGGCGTCTTTGTCCTCAGCAAGTCAAGCATCGAGGAGAAACCGAACACAGATTAA